One Comamonas endophytica DNA window includes the following coding sequences:
- a CDS encoding universal stress protein encodes MYQRILIATDGSPLSEQAVESGLSLAALCKASVVVVKVVPLYTRSFLEGGDYTSLEDVKRIEDQWVHSAQQSLNDIQATGEARGVVVTTSVMKSDLVAETLIDVAKEHACDLIVMASHGRKGLKRLLLGSETQHVLTHSTVPVLVLR; translated from the coding sequence TTCTCATTGCCACCGATGGCTCGCCGCTGTCCGAACAGGCGGTGGAAAGCGGGCTCTCGCTGGCGGCGCTGTGCAAGGCCAGCGTCGTCGTCGTCAAGGTGGTGCCGCTGTATACGCGCAGTTTCCTTGAGGGCGGCGACTACACCAGCCTCGAGGACGTGAAGCGCATCGAGGACCAGTGGGTGCACAGCGCGCAACAGTCGCTCAACGACATCCAGGCCACGGGCGAGGCCCGCGGCGTGGTGGTGACGACCAGCGTGATGAAATCCGACCTGGTAGCCGAGACGCTGATCGACGTGGCCAAGGAGCACGCCTGCGACCTGATCGTCATGGCCTCGCACGGCCGCAAGGGCCTCAAGCGCCTGCTGCTGGGCAGCGAGACCCAGCATGTACTGACGCATTCGACGGTTCCCGTGCTGGTCCTGCGCTGA
- a CDS encoding malonate--CoA ligase — protein MPSDDNLFTALRAAFPADLDATAIEAIAADGQSRHYSWRDLEQASARIANLLDSLQLPPRSRIAVQVEKSVEALLLYLATLRAGHVFLPLNTAYQSAEIEYFIANAEPAVVVCAPANFGWVSKIAFKAGTHAVFTLGEDTSGSLLERAAHHSDAHAPAASTADDLAAILYTSGTTGRSKGAMLSHGNLLSNAQVLKDYWGWRPGDVLIHALPIFHVHGLFVAIHGALLNGSKMIWFAKFDPAAVIARMRDATVFMGVPTLYVRMLADARLTREATQHMRLFISGSAPMLPETHQAWQQRTGHTILERYGMSETIMLTSNPCAAEAGERRPGTVGFALPGVQVRVLTDAGQAAAVDEIGNIQVRGPNVFSGYWRMPEKTAEEFTADGWFKTGDVGRFDALGYLSIVGRSKDLIISGGYNVYPAEVESFINEMAGVAESALVGVPHPDFGEVGVAVVVPKSGAEVQPQALLDALKGQLANFKIPKRCFVVPELPRNTMGKVQKNLLRAQYQELFGA, from the coding sequence ATGCCTTCCGACGACAATCTGTTCACCGCCTTGCGTGCCGCGTTTCCCGCGGACCTCGATGCCACGGCCATCGAAGCCATCGCTGCCGATGGCCAAAGCCGCCACTACAGCTGGCGCGATCTCGAGCAGGCCAGCGCGCGCATCGCCAATCTGCTCGATTCGCTGCAGCTGCCGCCGCGCAGCCGCATCGCGGTGCAGGTCGAGAAGTCGGTCGAGGCACTGCTGCTGTACCTCGCGACGCTGCGCGCCGGCCATGTGTTCCTGCCGCTCAACACCGCCTACCAGAGCGCAGAGATCGAGTATTTCATCGCCAATGCCGAGCCTGCGGTGGTGGTCTGCGCGCCAGCCAACTTCGGCTGGGTCTCGAAGATCGCCTTCAAGGCCGGAACGCACGCGGTGTTCACGCTGGGCGAGGACACCAGCGGCAGCCTGCTCGAGCGCGCCGCGCACCACAGCGATGCGCACGCGCCCGCGGCCAGCACGGCCGATGACCTCGCCGCCATCCTCTACACCAGCGGCACCACGGGCCGCAGCAAGGGCGCGATGCTCTCGCACGGCAACCTGCTGAGCAACGCGCAGGTGCTCAAGGACTACTGGGGCTGGCGCCCGGGCGACGTGCTGATCCACGCGCTGCCGATCTTCCACGTGCATGGGCTGTTCGTCGCCATCCATGGCGCGCTGCTCAACGGCAGCAAGATGATCTGGTTCGCGAAGTTCGATCCCGCGGCGGTGATCGCGCGCATGCGCGACGCCACCGTGTTCATGGGCGTGCCCACGCTCTATGTGCGCATGCTGGCCGACGCGCGCCTGACGCGCGAAGCCACGCAGCACATGCGGCTGTTCATCTCGGGTTCGGCGCCGATGCTGCCCGAAACCCACCAGGCCTGGCAGCAGCGCACCGGCCACACCATTCTCGAGCGCTACGGCATGAGCGAGACCATCATGCTGACTTCCAACCCCTGCGCCGCCGAGGCGGGCGAGCGCCGTCCCGGCACCGTGGGCTTCGCGCTGCCGGGCGTGCAGGTACGCGTGCTCACCGATGCGGGGCAGGCCGCAGCCGTCGATGAGATCGGCAATATCCAGGTGCGCGGGCCCAATGTCTTCAGCGGCTACTGGCGCATGCCCGAGAAGACCGCCGAGGAATTCACCGCCGATGGCTGGTTCAAGACCGGCGACGTGGGCCGCTTCGATGCGCTGGGCTATCTGAGCATCGTCGGGCGCAGCAAGGACCTGATCATCTCCGGTGGCTACAACGTCTATCCCGCCGAAGTCGAGAGCTTCATCAACGAAATGGCCGGCGTGGCCGAAAGCGCGCTGGTCGGTGTGCCGCATCCGGACTTCGGCGAGGTCGGGGTGGCGGTGGTGGTGCCCAAGTCCGGCGCCGAAGTGCAGCCCCAGGCGCTGCTCGATGCGCTCAAGGGGCAGTTGGCGAACTTCAAGATTCCCAAGCGCTGCTTCGTCGTGCCGGAGCTGCCGCGCAACACCATGGGCAAGGTGCAGAAGAATCTGCTGCGCGCGCAGTACCAGGAGCTGTTCGGCGCCTGA